The following is a genomic window from Rhizobium sp. NRK18.
ATCCAGTGCCAGAAGCTTCAATTCGCTCATTGCAAGGTTTCCATCGTGTCACTTACCGTTAGCGAAGCACATAGGATGCTGCGGCGCAAACCGCAACAGCAGGAGGCGGCAAGAGGTGGAAATGTGGCGGCGGATCAGTCGCTGACCCGCTCGACGGTGGCGCCGCAATTGGTCAGCTTTTCCTCCAGCCGCTCGAAGCCGCGATCGAGGTGATAGACGCGGCTGACGGTGGTCTCGCCTTCGGCCGCAAGGCCGGCGATGACCAGCGACACCGAAGCACGCAGATCGGTCGCCATGACCGGCGCACCGCGCAGCTTCTGGACGCCCTCGATCTTCGCGGTCTGGCCGGAGAGCGAAATCCGCGCGCCGAGACGGGCGAGTTCCTGGACGTGCATGAAGCGGTTTTCGAAGATGGTCTCGGTGATGTGCGAGACGCCGGAGGACCGCGTCATCAGGCCCATGAACTGCGCCTGCAGGTCGGTCGGGAAACCCGGATAGGGATCGGTCACCACGTCGACCGGCTTGATGCCCCCGCCGTTGCGGACCACGCGAATGCCCGATGCCGTCTCGGTGACTTCGGCGCCGGCGCGGCGGATGGCTTCAAGCGCGGTATCGAGAAGATGCGCGTTTGTGCCTTCCAGCGTAACGTCGCCGCCCGTCATCGCAACGGCCATGGCATAGGTGCCCGTCTCGATGCGGTCGGGCAGGACGCGGTGGCGCGCGCCGGAGAGCGAAGTGACGCCCTCGATCGTGATCGTCGAGGTGCCGTGGCCGGAAATCTTGGCGCCCATGGCATTCAGGCAGTTGGCGAGGTCGACGACCTCCGGCTCGCGGGCCGCATTGCCGATCACCGTCGTGCCGCGCGCCAGCGCCGCGGCCATCATCATCACATGGGTCGCACCGACCGATACCTTCGGGAAGGTGTAGCGGGTGCCGACCAGACCGCCCTTCGGCGCCTTGGCGTTGATGTAGCCGCCGTCGATTTCCATTTCCGCGCCAAGCGCCGTCAGGCCCTCGATGAAGAGATCGACCGGCCGTGTGCCGATGGCGCAGCCGCCCGGCAGCGAAACCCGGGCCTGACCCTCACGGGCGAGCAGCGGGCCGATCACCCAGAAGCTGGCACGCATCTTGGAGACCAGATCGTAGGGCGCGGTCGTGTCGACGACGGTGCGGCAGGTGAAATGGATGGTGCGGGAATATGTCTCCCCCTGGCTTTCGCGGCGGCCGTTGACGGCTATGTCGACGCCATGATTGCCGAGAATGCGCATCAGCTGCTCGACGTCGGCGAGATGCGGGACATTCTCGAGCGTCAGCGTATCGCTGGTCAGCAACGAGGCGATCATCAGCGGCAGCGCAGCGTTCTTGGCGCCCGAGATCGGAATAATTCCATTGAGCGGATTGCCGCCGATGATCCTGATGCGATCCATGTAAACCTACGGGCCGTTTCTCGCGCCCGCCTTTCCTAATTCATAAAGATTGGGATGGGTCTTTAGATGATTAAGTCCGCGCATTCAATTGAAAGCGGCACGGTTGTCCGTCACGATTCGTCCGATTTTACGGCGGGAAGCCCGTCCGTCTCGTCGGCATCGCCCGCCCGGCGCGAGCGCGCCTGGGTCTTCCGACGCATCAGGTTTTCCCTGAGCTTGGCCGCCGCGCGCGCCTTACGCGCATCCGCCGCCCGCTCGGCCGCCGTCTTCACAGGTTTTCCATCATTTTTTGCGTTTTTCGAAGACACCAAGCTTCGTCCTCATTTGCCAATCCCAAGGCCCGCGCCGCCGGGGCCGGACCGCCTATCCTGGCGACGTTCTAGCGAATTATTCGGCCAGGCAAAAGACGTCACATCAGGATTGCCGAAAGTGACCGCCACAACGAAAATTGTCCCCCAAAGCACAAATTGCGGCTTGCGCTCACCCGAAACCTGTGGCAATAGCCGCCCCGTCCGCAAGGAACGAAGCAATCTGCTTCACAGTCAGCTGCTATAGCTCAGGGGTAGAGCACTCCCTTGGTAAGGGAGAGGCCGAGAGTTCAAATCTCTCTAGCAGCACCATTTTTCTCCCAAGAAAATCAATTATTTGCTGCGTATTCAGGGCTTTGACCTTCCTTTGTTGCACACAGAGGTGGTACACATGAGCCTCAGAATGGCTACCCCTTGGAAACATCCGAAGTCCGGCGTTTACTATTTCCGCAAGCGCGTTCCGATCAACCTTGTCGATGCCTTCAGAGGCAAGGAAGTAAAACTTTCGCTGCACACGAGATTATTCACCGGTGAATCGGCGGCTTACGAAGCAGATTAGAGGACCATCTTTGAGCCGGATCTGCAGGATAGGAAGACCATCAGAAAGGCGGCGGCTGTGAGTATGACTGAAAGGATGTCTTCGTCACCAGCGCTGATGAAGGCCGCTATCCCGACGAAAAACGCAATCGCTGCGTAAAAGAATCGTCTACCCGGCTCCTGAATGAGACGTCCGAAGGCAGCGATCACCACCAGCGACGCAACAATGCGAGCCAGAATAGCCGTCGCCGCCCCTTCAAGGAGCAATTCCGGCGCATAAACAAAGGCGAACGGAACTGCATAAATTATCCATCCGTATCGCATAGCCGCCCAAGCAGTCCCAACGA
Proteins encoded in this region:
- a CDS encoding DUF6538 domain-containing protein is translated as MSLRMATPWKHPKSGVYYFRKRVPINLVDAFRGKEVKLSLHTRLFTGESAAYEAD
- the murA gene encoding UDP-N-acetylglucosamine 1-carboxyvinyltransferase; the protein is MDRIRIIGGNPLNGIIPISGAKNAALPLMIASLLTSDTLTLENVPHLADVEQLMRILGNHGVDIAVNGRRESQGETYSRTIHFTCRTVVDTTAPYDLVSKMRASFWVIGPLLAREGQARVSLPGGCAIGTRPVDLFIEGLTALGAEMEIDGGYINAKAPKGGLVGTRYTFPKVSVGATHVMMMAAALARGTTVIGNAAREPEVVDLANCLNAMGAKISGHGTSTITIEGVTSLSGARHRVLPDRIETGTYAMAVAMTGGDVTLEGTNAHLLDTALEAIRRAGAEVTETASGIRVVRNGGGIKPVDVVTDPYPGFPTDLQAQFMGLMTRSSGVSHITETIFENRFMHVQELARLGARISLSGQTAKIEGVQKLRGAPVMATDLRASVSLVIAGLAAEGETTVSRVYHLDRGFERLEEKLTNCGATVERVSD